One part of the Lotus japonicus ecotype B-129 chromosome 2, LjGifu_v1.2 genome encodes these proteins:
- the LOC130740323 gene encoding lysine-specific demethylase JMJ32 — protein sequence MKEEIEELWSEVRELSLGNSGRVERLESPPTSLQFLRNFINPNKPCIISNAITHWPALSSWTHPSYLSQTLSSSTVSLHLTPTGAADALAPHPSTSLCFASAHVQHVPFTDALNLISSSHPSKFVAYAQQQNDCFRSEYSSLAGDCDPHIGWATEAFGAQPEAVNLWIGTQQSQTSFHKDHYENLYAVVTGEKHFLLLPPTDVHRLYIRDYPAATYKYSWDTGEFDLELEKPTRYVPWCSVDPYPSRETLDDEISKFPLYFNGPRPFECTVKAGEVLYLPSMWFHHVRQGSDDGGLTIAVNYWYDMQFDIKYAYFNFLQSIHYRSPPSPLMHEKLSEEIDTGAEDDYDTR from the exons ATGAAGGAGGAGATAGAGGAACTATGGAGTGAAGTGAGGGAACTGAGCTTGGGAAACAGTGGTAGAGTAGAAAGACTAGAATCCCCACCAACCTCACTCCAATTCCTCAGAAACTTCATCAACCCAAACAAACCCTGCATCATCTCCAACGCCATCACCCACTGGCCAGCACTCTCTTCCTGGACCCACCCCTCCTACCTCTCCCAAaccctctcctcctccaccgtcTCCCTCCACCTCACCCCCACCGGCGCCGCCGACGCCCTCGCTCCCCACCCCTCCACCTCCCTCTGCTTCGCCTCTGCTCACGTGCAGCACGTGCCCTTCACCGACGCCCTCAACCTCATCTCCTCCTCCCACCCCTCCAAGTTTGTGGCCTACGCCCAGCAGCAGAACGATTGCTTTCGCTCTGAATACTCTTCCCTCGCCGGTGACTGTGACCCCCATATCGGTTGGGCCACCGAAGCTTTCGGCGCCCAGCCGGAAGCTGTTAACCTCTGGATTGGTACACAACAGTCTCAAACCTCCTTCCACAAGGATCACTATGAGAATCTCTACGCTGTTGTCACTGGAGAGAAGCACTTCCTGCTGTTGCCACCCACTGATGTTCATCGATTGTACATTCGTGATTACCCTGCTGCAACCTACAAATATTCTTGG GATACTGGAGAGTTTGATTTGGAGCTTGAGAAGCCAACTAGATATGTGCCTTGGTGCAGTGTGGATCCTTACCCTTCTCGAGAGACCTTGGATGATGAGATTTCCAAGTTTCCCTTGTACTTCAATGGCCCTCGGCCGTTTGAGTGCACTGTGAAGGCCGGCGAAGTTCTCTACTT GCCAAGTATGTGGTTCCATCATGTTAGACAGGGTTCAGATGATGGAGGATTGACAATTGCAGTAAATTATT GGTATGATATGCAGTTTGACATAAAGTATGCTTATTTCAACTTCTTACAATCTATTCATTACCGTTCTCCTCCAAGTCCATTGATGCATGAGAAATTGTCTGAGGAGATAGATACAGGTGCAGAAGATGATTATGACACTAGATGA